Proteins from a single region of Malassezia restricta chromosome IV, complete sequence:
- a CDS encoding protein MAK16 — protein MQADDVIWSVIGHQFCSYKIKSSTHSTFCRNEYNLTGMCNRQSCPLANSRYATVREHEGILYLYVKTAERAHSPRRQWERIRLSNRYSTALEQIDKELIYWPNFIVHKAKQRLTKITQYLIKMRKIKLKEEEQPELVGVKKKTERREATRENKALRAAKLEKSIEKELLDRLKRGAYGEAPLNVNESVWNAVLESAQARVPDAEGNALELEEELSDEEQEEDIEAMDAEMRAMNDDDDEYGQREFVSDDEGSEDDDDLEDYDSLDEDSEDDTDDSDTKKSSKRPAPKRPRSDARGKRGRPRVEIEYEQETEPLTAEQLSQW, from the coding sequence ATGCAGGCGGACGACGTGATATGGTCGGTCATCGGCCACCAATTCTGCTCCTACAAAATCAAATCTTCAACACACTCTACCTTTTGCCGGAATGAGTACAACTTGACTGGCATGTGCAATCGTCAGTCTTGTCCACTTGCCAACTCTCGGTACGCCACGGTACGCGAGCACGAGGGTATTTTGTACCTGTATGTCAAAACGGCTGAGCGTGCGCACTCTCCACGGAGACAATGGGAGAGGATACGTCTCTCTAACAGATACAGCACAGCGCTAGAACAAATCGATAAGGAGCTAATATACTGGCCGAACTTTATTGTACACAAGGCCAAGCAACGACTCACCAAGATTACCCAGTACCTCATCAAGATGCGCAAAATCAAACTCAAAGAGGAAGAGCAGCCTGAGCTGGTTGGTGTTAAGAAAAAGACCGAACGGCGTGAGGCGACGCGCGAGAACAAAGCACTGCGCGCGGCCAAGCTGGAAAAGTCGATTGAAAAGGAACTGCTTGACCGTCTCAAGCGCGGTGCCTACGGTGAAGCACCCTTGAATGTGAACGAGAGCGTGTGGAATGCTGTGCTCGAAAGTGCGCAAGCACGCGTGCCTGATGCGGAAGGTAACGCATTGGAACTGGAAGAAGAACTAAGTGACGAAGAGCAGGAAGAGGATATCGAGGCCATGGATGCAGAGATGCGCGCCATGaacgacgatgacgacgagtaTGGACAGCGCGAATTCGTGTCAGACGATGAGGGCAGtgaagacgatgacgatCTCGAAGACTATGACTCGCTTGACGAAGACTCTGAGGACGACACGGACGACAGCGACACAAAGAAGAGCTCCAAGCGCCCTGCACCCAAGCGCCCTCGCTCTGATGCGCGTGGCAAGCGCGGCCGCCCGCGCGTCGAAATCGAATACGAGCAAGAGACCGAGCCTCTCAcggccgagcagctgtcgCAATGGTAG
- a CDS encoding TKL protein kinase translates to MLKPASGHLHDERLGSSPPSMPPRGSKNVQSAPKRTRAGQLKEETSSSGIMSSDSEWYATSSSDSDENVSSKKSRHKRHSRSFWGRRHVTGTPKRTKAAWVYRSPHRTPRHRLRSSSKYPAPPPLPPHVHPFWRQNPAATHEKRPVYPVFLRSPRSRRLRRFERSPNMNQKITMSPLHDDCTPRHLHAPAPNLDKDEFAWFDSSDSELSSVPDESSSFPDLDDTPTHIPAQHIPQSNQNLPEQLSQKPTSYHGLKPAKIKTPQPKASESAHNEVQALDLGRLDLLDHVISPEKLVRQERIGAGAFKDVYRGLYHVSRMRVLPVAICDLRDELTEMDIKELKFLRDLRHENIVQFIGIGIPTNLRLGPPCVIVSELCENGDLFDFIRNTPPPPDVNIFRILLQIARGLEYLHTHKPMIVHRDCKSTNVLINAQGIAKISDFGLARVKRSKYAMIRSLVGTVNWQAVELWSPKPQYNEKVDVWSAAMTFWEALQWHQTEKRYPFQGLNEHQIYMNVRQKHLRPFTGSIRRRYGDDIVHLIDQMWQQNPRDRPSMSEVCAEIEVLIARRENSVSPS, encoded by the exons ATGCTGAAGCCCGCGTCAGGACATTTGCATGATGAGCGACTTGGATCATCGCCCCCATCAATGCCACCGCGTGGATCAAAAAATGTACAAAGCGCACCGAAGCGTACTCGAGCCGGGCAACTAAAAGAGGAAACATCGAGCTCGGGCATCATGAGCAGTGACTCTGAGTGGTACGCCACATCATCAAGCGATAGCGATGAGAATGTTAGCTCGAAAAAAAGCCGGCACAAACGACATTCACGCAGCTTCTGGGGCCGAAGGCACGTTACAGGAACGCCAAAAAGGACCAAAGCCGCTTGGGTTTATCGCAGTCCTCATCGCACGCCCAGACATCGACTGCGCTCATCATCAAAGTACCCAGCTCCACCGCCCTTACCACCGCATGTTCATCCATTTTGGAGACAAAATCCTGCTGCTACCCATGAAAAGCGTCCTGTGTATCCTGTATTTTTACGATCGCCACGCTCACGACGTCTACGGCGATTCGAACGCAGCCCAAATATGAATCAAAAAATCACCATGTCACCCCTGCATGATGACTGCACACCACGGCATTTGcacgctcctgcgccgAATTTGGATAAAGACGAATTTGCTTGGTTCGACTCATCTGACTCAGAATTGTCGTCAGTTCCCGACGAAAGTTCGTCGTTTCCCGATTTGGACGATACACCGACGCACATCCCAGCTCAACATATACCTCAGTCCAACCAAAACCTACCGGAACAGCTGTCCCAAAAACCGACTTCGTATCATGGTTTAAAACCTGCAAAAATCAAGACCCCCCAACCAAAGGCGTCTGAGTCAGCCCACAATGAAGTTCAAGCTCTAGACCTTGGACGCCTTGATTTACTGGACCATGTGATTTCACCCGAAAAGCTCGTGAGGCAAGAGCGAATCGGCGCTGGTGCTTTCAAAGATGTGTACCGGGGCCTTTACCATGTATCACGCATGCGCGTCTTGCCTGTCGCTATTTGTGATCTACGCGATGAGCTCACTGAAATGGACATTAAGGAGCTCAAGTTTTTGCGAGATTTGCGACACGAGAATATTGTGCAGTTTATTGGCATTGGCATACCGACAAATCTCAGGCTAGGTCCGCCCTGCGTGATTGTGAGTGAGCTATGCGAGAACGGAGACTTGTTTGATTTTATCCGTAATACCCCACCACCTCCGGATGTAAACATTTTCCGCATCCTTCTACAGATTGCTCGAGGTCTTGAATACTTGCACACGCACAAACCAATGATTGTTCACCGCGATTGCAAGTCAACGAATGTGCTGATCAATGCACAGGGCATTGCAAAAATCAGCGATTTTGGTCTAGCAAGAGTTAAGCGCTCTAAGTATGCCATGATTCGCTCGCTTGTCGGCACTGTTAATTGGCAAGCAGTCGAGCTATGGTCTCCAAAGCCACAATATAACGAAAAGGTGGATGTTTGGAGTGCAGCTATGACATTTTGGGAGGCACTACAGTGGCATCAAACAGAGAAGAGATACCCATTCCAGGGCTTGAATGAGCACCAAATTTACATGAACGTGCGGCAAAAGCATCTAAG ACCATTTACGGGGAGCATACGCCGTCGTTATGGCGACGATATTGTGCATCTTATCGATCAAATGTGGCAACAAAACCCAAGAGACAGACCTAGCATGTCTGAAGTTTGTGCTGAGATCGAGGTGCTGATTGCACGTAGGGAAAATTCTGTATCTCCGTCGTGA
- a CDS encoding cyclin-dependent protein kinase regulator Pho80, producing the protein MEQNTNAMDSKPNTTAQQSPLRRAQGSANIPKWSPSAVFSQFSSGSSRSQDSSEILSSSGTRSSDGSVQNSPASNVITPAQRATFEKKELPARFYDADPEDLFALISGMLLQLISHNDTIPLHPADLTRFHSRAPPGISVEAYLRRLAKYTTLDKPCMLIILIYIDRVCERMDGFTICSLTVHRFLCASVVCASKALCDSFSTNTHYARVGGISLVEMNLLEKEFLNVIEWRLMVTAPVMQHYYASLVNMHPNYTLAPMLEPLPTMFPAISRSSHAAS; encoded by the exons ATGGAACAAAACACCAACGCTATGGACTCGAAGCCAAACACGACAGCACAGCAAAGCCCCCTGAGGCGAGCTCAAGGCAGCGCAAACATTCCAAAATGGTCCCCATCCGCTGTGTTCTCGCAATTTTCCAGTGGAAGCTCGAGGTCTCAGGACTCAAGCGAGATTCTTTCTTCTAGTGGAACAAGATCGTCCGATGGCTCCGTCCAAAATAGCCCTGCATCTAATGTGATTACACCAGCGCAAAGAGCGACTTTCGAAAAGAAAGAGCTCCCAGCACGCTTTTACGATGCTGATCCTGAGGATTTGTTTGCGCTTATTTCGGGCATGCTGCTTCAGCTCATCTCTCATAACGATACCATTCCCTTGCATCCGGCCGACTTAACCCGTTTTCATTCTCGGGCACCCCCGGGCATCAGTGTTGAGGCCTACCTCCGTCGCTTGGCCAAGTACACAACTCTGGATAAGCCATGTATGCTTATCATTTTAATCTATATTGATCGCGTTTGTGAGCGCATGGATGGCTTTACAATTTGCAGCCTCACGGTTCATCGATTCTTATGTGCGTCTGTCGTGTGTGCAAGCAAGGCTTTGTGTGATTCGTTCAGCACAAACA CGCATTATGCACGCGTCGGTGGTATTTCTCTTGTTGAGATGAATCTCTTGGAAAAGGAGTTCCTCAATGTGATCGAATGGCGTTTAATG GTTACCGCCCCCGTGATGCAGCATTACTACGCTTCCCTGGTCAACATGCACCCAAATTATACTCTCGCACCAATGTTAGAGCCTCTGCCCACAATGTTCCCAGCTATTTCGAGGTCGTCTCATGCGGCCTCGTGA
- a CDS encoding cytochrome c oxidase subunit 6b encodes MPEILDLRTAAFDSRFPNQNQTRHCWQSYADYYRCVNAKGEDFEPCKQFFSTFHSLCPNEWIEKWDEQREKGAFPAKLE; translated from the exons ATGCCTGAAATACTCGATCTAAGGACTGCGGCTTTCGACTCGCGTTTCCCTAACCAG AACCAAACCCGCCACTG CTGGCAGAG CTACGCCGACTATTACCGCTGCGTGAACGCAAAGGGCGAGGACTTTGAGCCGTGCAAGCAGTTCTTCTCGACCTTCCACTCTCTGTGCCCGAACGAATGG ATCGAGAAGTGGGAtgagcagcgcgagaaAGGCGCCTTCCCTGCGAAGCTCGAGTAA
- a CDS encoding pre-mRNA-splicing factor 18, which translates to MEALKAHIVAQKRKVASETGSTSKYMRRGSIEQMQRAASAEEEHDLPSPPARALTNPTSPPQPTQQPEPADESNERFTISNEEAVKRLRQKGEPIRLFGETDRDRRLRLRALELLEEHDVHAQQGHDDSKRFMRTSESQVIMDRIEKHPSSQIPSESTESREATASLPSQARVPARMREGIGMHTVMDLKLMWSDPARVYPILYYTLKGLLEDWGEALAQRPEDVRLSAQGRHVASLHAQTSEYIKPLLKALRRRSLEPDVLLRIAEIVHYMQLREYRKANDSYLQLSIGNAPWPIGITMAGIHERSADEKLATSRVAHVLNDEVSRKYIQSVKRLITFAQSHYPPDDLSKLMG; encoded by the exons ATGGAGGCGCTCAAGGCCCACATTGTTGCGCAAAAGCGCAAGGTAGCCTCCGAGACGGGATCTACGTCCAAGTACATGCGCCGTGGAAGCATTGAGCAAATGCAGCGTGCAGCCAGTGCCGAAGAAGAGCATGACTTGCCCAGTCCACCGGCACGTGCACTGACCAACCCCACATCACCGCCTCAGCCCACACAGCAGCCGGAACCCGCGGACGAAAGCAATGAGCGCTTCACTATTTCCAATGAAGAAGCTGTGAAGAGACTTCGACAAAAGGGCGAACCCATCCGCCTATTTGGTGAAACCGACCGCGATCGCCGACTCCGACTCCGTGCGCTGGAACTGCTTGAGGAACATGATGTTCACGCGCAGCAAGGGCACGATGATAGTAAGCGATTCATGCGCACGTCAGAGAGCCAGGTCATCATGGACCGCATTGAAAAGCACCCGTCATCTCAAATCCCATCAGAATCCACAGAGTCTCGCGAAGCGACAGCGTCGTTGCCGTCCCAAGCAAGAGTGCCTGCGCGAATGCGCGAAGGCATCGGCATGCACACGGTGATGGACCTCAAACTGATGTGGTCGGATCCGGCACGTGTGTATCCGATCTTATACTATACACTGAAAGGCCTGCTTGAAGATTGGGGAGAGGCTCTGGCTCAGCGTCCGGAGGATGTACGTCTGAGTGCACAAGGACGCCATGTAGCTTCACTACATGCACAAACGTCCGAATATATCAAACCTCTTCTCAAAGCgctgcgacggcgctcgctcgAGCCAGATGTCCTTTTGCGAATTGCTGAGATCGTACATTacatgcagctgcgcgaatACCGTAAAGCGAACGACTCATACCTACAATTGTCTATCGGGAATGCGCCTTGGCCCATTGGCATAACGATGGCGGG CATCCATGAACGGTCCGCCGACGAAAAATTGGCAACGTCTCGCGTAGCACACG TGCTGAACGACGAAGTCAGTCGGAAGTATATTCAGAGCGTCAAGCGACTTATTACGTTCGCACAGTCACAT TACCCGCCTGACGATCTGAGTAAGCTCATGGGCTAG
- a CDS encoding START domain protein: MDGVTLPKVKKKWKDALHSSISLLERIHTEENASPQWTRAVPSRDGAPDEIPEQVQLAVMRRRVANTDVFRATWEGMWDEGAGGVVDLEAFFALFSSQELLSQWLPLVESSTMIEALGSHTRVCKTCFRLGWPASPRDAVLLTHTVRDDKRVLHVATSVPRTADAPSYLRPSPPYIRTQIHLLALFVACPSPERVALTVYWSMDARGSMLGVRPNAMASSVPRMLPKMAACAKTRGMHVPYVHAFGAGLVVTSERAATALHVEFILVHDDDDDQVFDAEAALPRSICVRMSAKNAWDVRLRTLDSAGGCPAYTSKLTRIGAWYELCIQYEKLEDAHATLHAALEASVRTDAEEGVYVDDFAMEATEQTPHASDNALLARLALSEQQTPSGNVDTVQRGIQGLSPLAATVRRNYIYFTSLLQEPEAKWRRVSDVRGVTVTQLESIDPTLVVYRAEATFVGLTVWDLYSALNSPAMVRRWNAALDDATLIQDLGGQSAVWHVRYAPAWLAQARDATLVQTAYQSPTSIHVFSFSADEHISELPAPAPGTVRMQVDLCGWSIEALSPTTVHVTLVEQSDPRGWLSKTRTPPQMIVAMAGAGEHVLRHGAPPCISRLFNARVQTQAYGEDSFDVSYVAAACDAPDATHVECVLWASLEGWAPNLDVLVDPPPSSTSCLRRHRLAGGGGLWITLEHRVADLSEQCVRVCVRKGPAKSLERGVVLLNGARVHVDVEGMDPAQLQALARMKRTKPRHVPLDLPVRASRSADGYTEPIVESAAEVREPEVKPPTHPALDALALLRCIHAERHPDPAGPQGGWSLMSEKNGVYVHRRLVERISPHVMVHRTDKIIQGVAAEDLLPLVADPHARCAWDEHLASCRMLESFGSGTNTALWTSHASFLFAPRMFVVSSISAHGHGADVPLEQTSPVAAQQPVYFHATASCDASRWDMSLWNPDARPIGTVLMDGWIFENVDPYSMEQYAIPSTRCIYVVAIDYGGVPRSLNALWNASLPECVVQLERWVSQHGPLSSVRMPPRCVNVHGDARDDSLRGSWTLHRGRRASTLVTCDFEHDTRTQHVVAIVDMSVPSPKQLPALAGDDEAAETSTSPAPPRLSSRGSAYFHKRSAAAEPLILVDIQVALQYYPQGYDVQVTWSHVEAGVCDLAALPASPPTDAMPIDVRVLDIQPSALQAATHTHAEPSHRHCVRVTLPERAYTKPFLVRAVIAPLEGRAYTNATPSHVPVTINHRVAEICYGHESAREPLDVDVDQLEHISEPTTRHVGLPHVPIASVAAHSPEAASTAAPTPSTENVSAADESTDAEKMAPTAPAPSSTPLMSLLSPQGWYDGVMSLVRPTKRTDTEASVSPTPNSQPPTSAAPSNASTSVSSPASPVSPTTQTNQQVPMPRGGYQLSTLILFMILAFLLGSLTRAFVQPADFVLMPFTSNNAVPAAPARSELKEGESLRMIDVAAREIDNFVRAARQLHTFARFGYTDEATLAEQEARSECLEESGMVRWHEMHRFVDIYLPGLPWRLVMGLAGV, encoded by the coding sequence ATGGACGGCGTTACTCTTCCTAAGGTAAAAAAGAAATGGAAGGACGCACTTCACTCTTCCATATCATTGCTTGAACGGATACATACTGAGGAGAATGCATCGCCGCAATGGACGCGGGCCGTTCCTAGCCGTGATGGCGCACCGGACGAAATACCCGAGCAAGTGCAGCTGGCTgtgatgcgccgtcgcgtGGCAAACACGGATGTGTTTCGTGCAACGTGGGAAGGCATGTGGGACGAGggcgctggtggtgtggTAGATCTCGAAGCATTCTTTGCGCTATTCTCGTCGCAGGAACTGCTGTCGCAATGGCTCCCGCTGGTCGAGAGCTCTACAatgatcgaggcgctcggcagTCACACGCGTGTATGTAAGACATGCTTCAGGCTTGGATGGCCTGCGAGTCCGCGAGATGCAGTGCTACTTACCCACACCGTGCGCGATGACaagcgtgtgctgcatgtggCCACGTCGGTGCCACGCACTGCTGATGCGCCATCGTACTTGCGACCTTCGCCCCCCTATATCCGCACGCAAATTCACCTGCTTGCACTTTTCGTGGCGTGCCCAAGTCCCGAGCGGGTCGCTCTGACTGTGTACTGGTCGATGGACGCGCGGGGCTCGATGCTGGGTGTGCGTCCGAATGCCATGGCATCGTCGGTTCCACGTATGCTGCCCAAGATGGCGGCATGTGCAAAAACACGGGGCATGCATGTCCCTTATGTGCATGCGTTCGGCGCCGGCCTTGTCGTAacgagcgagcgcgctgcaACGGCGCTGCACGTGGAGTTCAtcctcgtgcacgacgacgacgatgaccAAGTATTTGACGCAGAGGCAGCACTGCCACGCTCGATATGCGTGCGCATGTCCGCAAAAAATGCATGGGATGTGCGTTTGCGCACGTTGGACTCGGCGGGGGGATGCCCTGCATACACGTCTAAGCTGACGCGCATCGGTGCATGGTACGAGCTCTGTATCCAGTACGAAAAGCTGGAggatgcgcatgcgacgctccacgcggcgctcgaagCAAGTGTCCGCACTGATGCTGAAGAGGGCGTGTATGTGGACGACTTTGCGATGGAAGCGACGGAACAGACGCCGCATGCGTCCGACAATGCGCTGCTTGCCCGACTGGCCCTGTCCGAGCAGCAAACGCCTAGCGGCAATGTGGATACGGTGCAACGAGGTATTCAAGGTCTTTCACCGCTTGCTGCGACGGTGCGTCGCAATTACATCTACTTTACGTCGCTGCTCCAGGAGCCCGAGGCGAAATGGAGGCGTGTGAGCGATGTGCGTGGTGTGACAgtgacgcagctcgagtcgATTGATCCGACGCTTGTTGTGTATCGCGCTGAAGCTACGTTTGTGGGCCTCACTGTCTGGGATTTATACAGTGCCTTGAACTCGCCGGCCATGGTGCGGCGGTGGAATGCGGCACTCGACGATGCGACCCTGATCCAGGATCTGGGTGGACAAAGTGCGGTGTGGCACGTACGCTACGCGCCGGCGTGGCTGGCTCAAGCACGCGATGCTACGCTTGTACAGACGGCGTATCAATCGCCCACCTCCATCCATGTCTTCTCCTTTTCGGCGGACGAGCATATTTCTGAGCTGCCCGCACCGGCACCCGGCACCGTGCGCATGCAAGTCGATCTGTGCGGCTGGAGCATCGAGGCCCTCTCGCCGACCACTGTGCATGTGACGCTCGTTGAACAGAGTGACCCACGTGGCTGGCTCTCCAAGACTCGCACTCCGCCGCAGATGATCGTCGCCATggccggcgctggcgagCACGTTCTACGACATGGTGCGCCGCCATGCATCTCGCGTCTCTTTAATGCGCGTGTGCAGACGCAGGCGTATGGTGAGGACTCGTTCGACGTGTCGTATGTCGCGGCAGCCTGTGATGCCCCCGATGCCACGCATGTCGAGTGTGTACTGTGGGCGAGCCTTGAGGGATGGGCGCCGAATCTCGACGTCTTGGTCGATCCACCGCCATCATCGACGTCATGCCTACGTCGACATCGACTtgctggcggcggtggtCTCTGGATCACGCTGGAGCACCGCGTCGCCGACCTCTCGGAGCAGTgtgtgcgtgtgtgtgtTCGGAAGGGTCCAGCCAAGTCGCTCGAACGAGGCGTGGTCTTGCTGAACGGCGCTCGTGTgcatgtcgacgtcgagGGCATGGATCCCGCACAGCTACAGGCTCTCGCACGCATGAAACGCACCAAGCCCCGGCATGTGCCACTCGATCTTCctgtgcgtgcatcgcgttCGGCGGACGGGTACACGGAGCCTATCGTGGAGTCTGCGGCAGAGGTGCGCGAGCCGGAGGTCAAgccgccgacgcatccggcgctggacgcccTCGCACTGCTGAGGTGCATCCATGCTGAGCGGCATCCTGACCCGGCTGGGCCCCAGGGTGGATGGTCGCTCATGTCAGAAAAGAACGGCGTATATGTCCACCGCCGCCTGGTCGAGCGTATCTCGCCCCATGTGATGGTGCATCGCACGGACAAGATCATCCAGGGTGTGGCGGCCGAGGATCTACTGCCGCTCGTCGCCGATCCACAtgcgcgctgtgcgtggGACGAGCATCTTGCATCGTGCCGGATGCTTGAGAGTttcggcagcggcacgaacACTGCGTTGTGGACGTCGCATGCATCATTTCTCTTTGCACCTCGCATGTTTGTTGTCTCGAGCATATCGGCCCACGGACATGGGGCcgatgtgccgctggaACAGACTTCCCCtgtcgcggcgcagcagcccGTCTACTTCCACGCGACAGCTTCGTGCGATGCATCTCGGTGGGACATGTCGTTGTGGAACCCTGATGCAAGACCAATAGGCACCGTGCTGATGGACGGCTGGATCTTCGAGAATGTCGATCCATATAGCATGGAGCAGTATGCGATTCCGAGCACACGCTGTATTTATGTCGTCGCGATCGATTAtggcggcgtgcctcgcAGTCTCAATGCTCTGTGGAATGCAAGTCTGCCGGAGTGTGTCGTGCAACTCGAGCGTTGGGTATCGCAGCATGGCCCTCTTTCTTCCGTGCGTATGCCGCCCCGCTGCGTCAATGTgcatggcgacgcgcgcgatgaCTCACTGCGTGGATCTTGGACACTGCATCGCGGTCGAagggcgtcgacgctggTGACCTGCGACTTTGAGCACGACACACGCACACAGCATGTCGTGGCCATCGTCGATATGTCCGTGCCTTCGCCCAAGCAgctgccggcgctggcgggtgacgacgaggcagcaGAGACGTCAACGTCGCCTGCCCCACCGCGATTGTCATCGCGCGGCTCGGCGTACTTTCACAagcgctcggcggctgcCGAACCGCTGATCCTTGTCGACATTCAAGTGGCGCTGCAATACTATCCGCAAGGGTACGACGTGCAGGTGACGTGGTCTCACGTCGAGGCAGGCGTATGCGATCTTGCCGCATTGCCTGCTTCACCACCCACCGACGCGATGCCCATCGATGTCCGTGTGCTCGATATTCAGCCCAGTGCCCTTCAGGCGGCTACGCACACACACGCTGAGCCATCTCACCGCCATTGTGTCCGAGTCACCCTGCCGGAGCGCGCCTATACCAAGCCTTTCCTCGTTCGAGCGGTCATTGCGCCGCTCGAAGGCCGTGCATACACGAATGCGACACCCTCGCATGTACCTGTCACCATCAACCATCGCGTCGCTGAGATTTGCTATGGCCACGAATCCGCACGTGAGCCACTCGATGTGGACGTCGATCAGCTCGAACATATAAGTGAGCCGACCACGAGGCATGTAGGTCTTCCTCATGTGCCGAttgcgtcggtggcggcacATTCTCCGGAGGCAgcatcgacggcggcgcccacgcccagcaccgAAAACGTCTCGGCGGCCGACGAGTCGACCGACGCGGAGAAGATGGCGCCGACCGCTCCGGCTCCATCTTCTACACCCCTGATGAGTCTCTTGTCGCCTCAGGGATGGTACGATGGCGTCATGTCACTTGTGCggccgacgaagcgcacTGACACAGAGGCGTCTGTATCACCGACGCCCAATTCGCAGCCGCcgaccagcgccgcccCATCGAATGCATCCACGTCCGTGTCATCACCGGCATCGCCCGTATCACCGACCACACAGACAAACCAGCAGGTGCCAATGCCGCGCGGAGGCTACCAACTGTCGACGCTGATCCTCTTTATGATCTTGGCCTTCTTACTCGGCTCTCTGACACGCGCATTTGTACAGCCCGCTGATTTTGTGTTGATGCCATTTACCTCCAACAACGCCGTACCTGCGGCTCCCGCGCGCAGTGAGCTTAAGGAAGGCGAATCGCTACGCATGATCGATGTTGCTGCCCGCGAAATCGACAACTTcgtgcgtgctgcgcgccaaTTGCATACATTTGCGCGTTTTGGCTACACCGACGAAGCGACGCTGGCGGAGCAGGAGGCGCGTTCCGAGTGCCTCGAAGAATCCGGGATGGTGCGCTGGCACGAAATGCACCGGTTCGTGGACATTTATCTGCCCGGCCTGCCTTGGCGCCTTGTCATGGGACTCGCTGGCGTATAG